One Chitinophaga sp. H8 DNA window includes the following coding sequences:
- a CDS encoding short chain dehydrogenase, which translates to MKIIIVGATGTIGKVVAAELGKRHEIIGVSAHNSPVKVDITSAASIAAMFKAVGPFDALVSASGGGYWGSFEKMTEEDFYLGIKSKMMGQINLVLEGRKYIRPNGSFTLTTGILAEDPVKDSCNLAVVNAAVNAFAVSAAMELGNGVRINAVSPGVVEDSREKFGPIFPGHVPVSMERVVAGFVKSVEGMVTGQVIKVY; encoded by the coding sequence ATGAAGATCATTATAGTAGGCGCCACTGGTACTATTGGTAAAGTTGTAGCCGCGGAACTAGGCAAAAGACATGAAATTATAGGGGTGAGTGCACATAACAGCCCCGTAAAAGTGGATATTACTTCGGCTGCTTCAATTGCAGCGATGTTTAAAGCTGTAGGCCCCTTTGATGCTTTAGTAAGCGCCAGCGGAGGCGGTTACTGGGGAAGTTTTGAGAAGATGACGGAGGAGGATTTTTACCTGGGGATCAAAAGTAAGATGATGGGGCAGATTAACCTGGTGCTGGAAGGCAGGAAATATATCCGTCCTAATGGTTCTTTTACCCTTACTACCGGTATCCTGGCAGAAGATCCTGTAAAAGATTCGTGCAACCTGGCCGTAGTAAATGCGGCTGTAAATGCTTTTGCAGTGTCTGCTGCGATGGAGTTGGGTAATGGTGTTCGCATTAATGCGGTAAGTCCCGGAGTAGTAGAAGATTCCCGCGAAAAGTTTGGACCCATCTTTCCGGGGCATGTGCCGGTGAGCATGGAAAGGGTAGTGGCTGGTTTTGTAAAAAGTGTGGAAGGGATGGTGACCGGACAGGTGATAAAAGTTTATTAA
- a CDS encoding NAD(P)/FAD-dependent oxidoreductase, protein MLSYWEKQSLLEYDHIILGSGIVGLSTAISIKEKSPGARVLVLEREILPTGASTKNAGFACIGSLTEILSDLKTMPAAEVLALLALRQKGLRMLRQRIGDHNMEYQEKGSYELIGTAQLPALEQLDLVNELLYPVLGGKAYTMASEKIAAFGFNTAYTQALVQNNYEGELHTGKMMRTLIDIAIDKGVEIKTGCTVSHIEELQTGVNVVVPVGMLQEEVVFTCHHLAVCTNAFTQKLLPELDIAPGRGQVLLTEPVRGLPFTGVFHMDEGYYYFRELEGRVLFGGGRNLDFSGETTTTFEFNYLIQQELEEKLRTIILPHHPFKIADRWVGIMAFGATREPIIRQHSRNIYLGVRMGGMGVAIGTAVGAQLAGMMA, encoded by the coding sequence ATGCTAAGTTACTGGGAAAAGCAAAGTTTACTGGAGTATGATCATATCATATTAGGTAGTGGTATTGTAGGGCTATCCACAGCGATCAGCATAAAGGAAAAAAGCCCCGGTGCGAGGGTGCTGGTACTGGAAAGGGAAATATTGCCTACCGGTGCCAGCACAAAAAATGCAGGCTTTGCCTGTATAGGCAGTCTTACAGAAATATTATCCGACCTCAAAACAATGCCTGCTGCTGAAGTGCTTGCGCTGCTGGCATTACGGCAAAAGGGACTGCGTATGCTGCGTCAGCGGATAGGGGATCATAATATGGAATACCAGGAAAAGGGTAGCTATGAGCTGATAGGAACAGCACAACTACCTGCCCTGGAGCAGCTGGACCTGGTAAATGAGCTGTTGTATCCCGTGCTGGGAGGGAAAGCGTATACCATGGCCAGTGAAAAAATAGCGGCATTTGGTTTTAATACTGCCTACACCCAGGCATTGGTACAGAATAATTACGAAGGGGAGCTGCATACCGGCAAAATGATGCGTACCCTCATTGATATCGCTATTGATAAGGGGGTGGAAATTAAAACCGGCTGTACCGTTAGCCATATTGAAGAGTTACAGACAGGCGTTAACGTTGTAGTGCCTGTTGGTATGCTTCAGGAGGAAGTTGTTTTTACCTGCCATCATCTCGCAGTTTGTACCAATGCCTTTACTCAAAAGCTACTGCCGGAGCTGGATATTGCCCCGGGACGTGGACAGGTACTTCTTACTGAACCTGTCAGAGGGTTACCATTTACAGGTGTTTTTCATATGGATGAAGGGTATTATTATTTCCGGGAATTAGAGGGGCGGGTATTGTTTGGAGGGGGGCGTAACCTGGACTTTTCCGGAGAAACGACTACCACTTTTGAATTTAACTATCTTATTCAGCAGGAGCTTGAAGAAAAGCTGCGCACCATCATTTTACCGCATCATCCTTTTAAAATAGCCGACCGCTGGGTAGGGATCATGGCCTTTGGTGCTACCCGGGAGCCAATTATCCGGCAGCATTCCCGCAATATTTACCTGGGCGTCCGGATGGGCGGAATGGGAGTGGCAATTGGCACTGCCGTAGGAGCACAGCTGGCCGGTATGATGGCATAA
- a CDS encoding glycoside hydrolase family 95 protein, with protein MKISYSYCTLFILLFAQPLLAQEFTPLKLWYTQPAKDWREALPVGNGRLGAMVYSHPEKEIIQINEESVWAGVKFNDANPNSLKVLDSVRQLLFADKNEAASELAAPNMLAVDGENSTRIARSFRSYQTLMNLNILPGGSGYTDYRRELDLNTGIVTSQYKVDGIQYRQEVFATAPGNILAVRITSSKPGALHATLFLNRPDPRMAAMLYTDCSTRVWEGNKLLLSGQIDDKNDQEDKGPEGKHMKFAGAVLVKPEGGRLTAKGDSLVVQHANALVLYIDGATNYDFAHLSIANHIDPVNKLKVSMQQHASKSYAQLKAAHIADHSSYMKRVNFQLSGNEATKEDLPTDVRLNAVKKGAYDPYLTTLLFQYGRYLLLGSSRKPGLLPANLQGIWSNHIEAPWQADFHTNINLQMNYWQAEVANLPETTTPLFAFMDNIREQGRITARKMYGARGWVMHHATDAFGKTGLQNAMYYGTFPMATAWMCLHFWEHYAFTGNQQFLEKEAYPVMKEHALFIKDFLIKSPEGYLVTSPAYSPENSFKHPVTGKGESLTYGPTMDNQIIREFLKQYIAAAHLLNKDQQFADSMQAIMNQLPPTRLGRDGRIMEWIKAYEEPEPGHRHMSHLFGLHPGTQINETTPELLAGARKTLEYRLSHGGGHTGWSRAWIINFYARLRDGEKVFENVQALFAKSIYSNLFDDHPPFQIDGNFGSGAGIAEALLQSQEEDLDLLPALPAAWSEGNITGLKARGGFTVAMTWKAHQLVEARITSQTGQAIKVRYQDKVTTIQPAKGATVTLNASLNNK; from the coding sequence ATGAAAATCAGCTACAGTTACTGTACCCTGTTTATATTACTGTTTGCACAGCCTTTGCTGGCACAGGAGTTTACTCCGCTGAAACTATGGTATACCCAGCCGGCCAAAGACTGGCGGGAAGCGCTGCCGGTAGGCAATGGCCGTTTAGGTGCTATGGTATACAGCCATCCCGAAAAAGAAATTATCCAGATCAATGAAGAGAGTGTATGGGCGGGTGTGAAATTCAATGATGCCAATCCTAATTCATTGAAAGTGCTGGACTCAGTCAGGCAATTGCTGTTTGCAGATAAGAATGAAGCCGCTTCCGAGCTGGCAGCGCCTAATATGCTTGCTGTAGATGGGGAGAACTCCACCCGCATAGCCCGTAGTTTCCGCTCTTATCAGACATTAATGAACCTGAACATCTTACCCGGAGGCAGCGGTTATACAGATTACCGCAGGGAGCTGGACCTGAATACAGGTATTGTAACCAGCCAGTACAAGGTGGATGGCATCCAATACCGGCAGGAGGTGTTTGCTACTGCTCCGGGTAATATCCTGGCCGTTAGAATCACCAGTAGTAAACCAGGTGCCCTGCATGCTACTTTATTCCTTAACAGGCCTGATCCCAGAATGGCTGCCATGCTTTATACGGATTGCAGTACCAGGGTATGGGAGGGGAATAAATTGTTGTTATCCGGGCAGATCGATGATAAAAATGATCAGGAAGATAAAGGACCGGAAGGAAAGCACATGAAATTTGCGGGTGCCGTGTTGGTAAAACCGGAAGGTGGCCGCCTCACAGCAAAAGGAGATAGCCTGGTAGTGCAACATGCCAATGCCCTGGTGTTATATATTGACGGGGCTACGAACTATGATTTTGCGCACCTGTCTATTGCCAATCATATTGATCCGGTGAATAAGCTGAAAGTAAGTATGCAGCAACATGCATCCAAGAGCTATGCACAGCTGAAGGCTGCACATATTGCTGATCATAGCAGTTATATGAAGCGGGTTAATTTTCAGCTCTCAGGTAATGAGGCAACAAAGGAAGACCTCCCTACGGATGTACGCCTGAATGCGGTAAAGAAGGGCGCCTATGATCCTTACCTGACTACTTTACTTTTTCAATATGGCAGATATCTGTTGCTCGGCAGCTCCCGCAAACCGGGACTGCTGCCAGCCAATTTGCAGGGTATCTGGAGCAATCATATAGAAGCACCCTGGCAGGCCGACTTCCATACTAATATTAACCTGCAAATGAACTACTGGCAGGCGGAAGTGGCCAACCTGCCGGAAACCACCACGCCATTGTTTGCATTCATGGACAATATCCGGGAACAGGGCCGTATTACTGCCAGGAAAATGTATGGCGCCCGTGGATGGGTAATGCACCACGCTACAGATGCATTTGGTAAAACCGGCCTGCAAAATGCAATGTATTACGGTACTTTTCCAATGGCCACGGCATGGATGTGTTTACATTTCTGGGAGCATTATGCATTTACGGGCAACCAACAATTTCTTGAAAAAGAAGCATATCCTGTGATGAAGGAGCACGCCTTGTTTATCAAGGACTTTTTAATAAAAAGTCCGGAAGGTTATCTGGTCACTTCTCCAGCCTATTCTCCTGAAAACTCCTTCAAACATCCCGTTACAGGAAAAGGGGAATCACTCACCTATGGTCCTACTATGGATAACCAGATTATCAGGGAATTTTTGAAACAGTATATAGCAGCAGCCCACCTGTTAAACAAGGATCAGCAGTTTGCAGACAGTATGCAAGCCATCATGAATCAGTTGCCACCTACCCGCCTGGGTAGGGATGGCCGTATTATGGAGTGGATCAAAGCATATGAGGAACCTGAACCGGGGCATCGTCATATGTCGCATCTGTTTGGCCTGCATCCTGGCACACAAATCAATGAAACCACACCTGAGCTGTTGGCCGGTGCACGTAAAACGCTGGAATACCGCTTGTCACATGGTGGAGGGCATACTGGCTGGAGCCGTGCCTGGATCATTAATTTTTATGCCAGACTAAGGGATGGGGAAAAGGTGTTTGAAAATGTACAGGCATTATTTGCCAAATCCATTTACAGTAATTTATTTGATGATCATCCTCCTTTTCAGATTGATGGCAACTTCGGTAGTGGAGCAGGCATTGCAGAGGCACTGCTGCAAAGCCAGGAGGAGGATCTTGATTTGTTACCGGCATTGCCCGCCGCCTGGAGTGAAGGAAATATTACCGGTCTTAAAGCCCGGGGTGGGTTTACGGTAGCTATGACATGGAAAGCACATCAGCTGGTGGAGGCCAGGATCACTTCTCAGACAGGGCAGGCTATCAAAGTAAGGTATCAGGATAAAGTAACTACCATACAACCGGCTAAAGGGGCTACGGTAACACTGAATGCAAGTTTGAACAATAAATAA